From Rutidosis leptorrhynchoides isolate AG116_Rl617_1_P2 chromosome 3, CSIRO_AGI_Rlap_v1, whole genome shotgun sequence, a single genomic window includes:
- the LOC139895916 gene encoding protein IQ-DOMAIN 3-like has protein sequence MGKKSHWLSAVKKALTPSEFKENKDKKSNKKSSKKYWFGKQRNVDKDLSQTETTIVTDVHVSPSNEELKLTKAENEQTKHAYSVAYATAVAAEAAVAAAHAAAEVVRLTSTVRFLGKSKEDIAAIRIQTAYRGHLARRTLRAVKGLGRLKSLIEGESVKRQATTTLKCMQTLARVQSQVRSRRIRMSEENRALQIRLLMKHEKEFNNRRSSLGNGWDESIKSKEETEASLQSKQDAALRRERALAYAHTHQKLWNNSAKSANSTFLDPNNPHWGWSWLERWMAARPWENQSLSERDNSFREVGKRVSRPASRQSPSTPPRPSSSSRRIRPESPIGSVDDESRSYYSVQSDRNRRNSLASSVRDDESLNSSPAMPNYMASTMSTKARSRMASPVNSPSPLGSGRKGNSDKGSPVGSAKKRLSFTGSPARTTKRSLEPSLLGSNS, from the exons ATGGGAAAAAAGAGTCATTGGTTATCTGCAGTCAAAAAAGCACTAACTCCTTCTGAATTCAAGGAAAACAAAGACAAG aaatctaataagaaaagttcTAAGAAATATTGGTTTGGGAAGCAAAGAAATGTGGATAAAGATTTATCCCAAACAGAAACTACAATAGTGACCGATGTTCATGTTTCTCCTTCAAATGAAGAACTGAAACTTACAAAAGCCGAAAATGAACAGACCAAACACGCGTATTCAGTCGCATACGCGACTGCTGTGGCTGCAGAAGCAGCCGTGGCAGCGGCTCATGCTGCCGCCGAAGTTGTTCGCCTGACCTCCACTGTGCGTTTCTTAGGTAAATCGAAGGAAGATATTGCAGCCATCAGGATTCAAACTGCTTATCGCGGCCACTTG GCACGAAGAACTTTGCGTGCTGTGAAAGGGCTAGGGAGGTTAAAGTCGTTGATTGAAGGTGAATCGGTTAAACGCCAAGCAACAACCACTTTAAAATGTATGCAAaca TTGGCTCGTGTACAAAGTCAAGTCCGGTCAAGGCGCATTCGTATGTCTGAGGAGAACCGGGCGCTCCAAATACGATTGCTTATGAAACATGAGAAAGAGTTCAACAATCGTAGATCCTCT TTGGGAAATGGATGGGATGAAAGTATAAAATCGAAAGAAGAAACTGAAGCAAGTTTACAAAGCAAACAGGATGCTGCTTTACGTCGAGAGCGGGCATTGGCATATGCTCATACTCATCAG AAATTGTGGAATAACTCTGCAAAGTCTGCAAATTCGACATTCCTGGACCCGAACAATCCACATTGGGGATGGAGTTGGTTAGAACGTTGGATGGCGGCCCGTCCCTGGGAAAATCAAAGCTTATCAGAGAGAGACAATTCTTTTAGAGAAGTTGGCAAACGGGTTAGCCGACCTGCTAGCCGCCAGTCACCGTCTACACCACCCAGGCCTTCTTCGTCCAGTCGAAGGATCAGGCCCGAAAGCCCAATAGGAAGTGTGGACGACGAATCTAGGAGTTATTATAGTGTGCAGTCAGACAGGAACCGACGTAATAGCCTTGCCAGTTCGGTGCGTGATGACGAGAGTCTTAACTCATCTCCTGCAATGCCTAATTACATGGCTTCCACAATGTCTACTAAAGCTCGGTCCCGGATGGCTAGTCCTGTTAATAGTCCAAGCCCACTAGGGTCAGGAAGAAAAGGCAACTCGGATAAGGGTTCACCGGTTGGATCAGCAAAGAAGCGGCTTTCATTTACTGGCTCACCTGCTCGCACCACTAAAAGGTCCCTTGAGCCATCATTGTTGGGTTCTAATTCGTAA